A single region of the Streptomyces sp. NBC_00236 genome encodes:
- a CDS encoding MarR family winged helix-turn-helix transcriptional regulator, whose amino-acid sequence MSDTTEPELQEPSLDEQIAAYQREFRDLDPQVEQVVSALGRLNRRMNVAYGRQVAALGISNAEWEVLKTLVLSGAPYRLGPGELAKRLGLTPAAMTHRIDRMAGEGLVTRDRDENNRVRVIVELTDEGRTKWLEAMRMATDFEEDLLQDLSGDERGALGEMLIRLLRRVEHAQPDAGGRLTDLG is encoded by the coding sequence ATGTCTGACACCACGGAGCCCGAGCTCCAGGAGCCGAGCCTCGACGAGCAGATCGCCGCCTATCAGCGCGAGTTCCGCGACCTGGACCCGCAGGTCGAGCAGGTCGTCTCGGCCCTCGGCCGGCTGAACCGCCGGATGAACGTGGCGTACGGACGGCAGGTCGCCGCCCTCGGCATCAGCAACGCCGAGTGGGAGGTCCTCAAGACCCTCGTACTCTCCGGCGCTCCCTACCGACTGGGCCCCGGCGAGCTCGCCAAGCGCCTCGGCCTCACCCCGGCCGCGATGACGCATCGCATCGACCGCATGGCGGGCGAGGGACTCGTGACCCGTGACCGCGACGAGAACAACCGGGTGCGCGTCATCGTCGAGCTGACGGACGAGGGTCGTACGAAGTGGCTGGAGGCGATGCGGATGGCGACGGACTTCGAGGAGGACCTGCTCCAGGACCTCTCGGGCGACGAGCGCGGAGCCCTCGGCGAGATGCTGATCCGCCTCCTGCGCCGTGTCGAGCACGCCCAGCCGGACGCCGGCGGACGCCTCACCGACCTGGGCTGA